From Candidatus Sphingomonas colombiensis, one genomic window encodes:
- a CDS encoding phosphatidylserine/phosphatidylglycerophosphate/cardiolipin synthase family protein, with amino-acid sequence METLTVDGNRLTLITEGPARLDALVALIDGARATLRILYYIYADDESGRRVNAALMAAATRGVQVTLIVDGFGSEATGREHFFDPLAAAGISVCWFMPRFGRRYLLRNHQKLALADEARILIGGFNVANDYFATASEDAWRDLGLLVDGPAAGRIAPYFDALHEWVRRPDAPTRHLGKTLAQWSEPTGAVRWLIGGPTRRLSPWARAVRHDMRGARRIDIIAGYFTPSPTMLRRLDRAGRRGENVRIVTASRSDNNATIAAARFTYRGLLKQGVRIFEYAPSKLHTKLYAIDDAVHVGSANFDMRSLFINLELMLRIEDVAFAAQVRRYIDGEVAQSSEITPTGYRAATGWWQRIKQFIAYLIVGVADPTLSRGLNFGIDD; translated from the coding sequence ATGGAGACGCTGACCGTCGACGGCAACCGCCTGACGCTGATTACCGAGGGGCCGGCGCGGCTCGACGCGCTCGTCGCGTTGATCGATGGCGCGCGGGCTACGCTGCGCATCCTCTATTACATTTACGCCGACGACGAATCGGGGCGACGCGTCAATGCGGCGCTGATGGCCGCCGCCACGCGTGGCGTGCAGGTTACGCTGATCGTCGACGGTTTCGGCAGCGAGGCGACCGGGCGCGAGCACTTTTTCGATCCGCTCGCGGCGGCAGGGATCTCGGTCTGCTGGTTTATGCCGCGCTTTGGCCGGCGATATCTGTTGCGCAATCACCAGAAGCTCGCGCTGGCGGATGAGGCTCGCATCCTGATCGGCGGGTTCAACGTCGCCAACGACTATTTCGCTACCGCCAGCGAAGATGCGTGGCGCGATCTGGGGTTGCTGGTGGATGGCCCGGCAGCGGGGCGGATCGCCCCCTATTTCGATGCGCTGCATGAATGGGTGCGTCGCCCCGACGCGCCGACGCGGCATCTGGGCAAGACGCTGGCGCAATGGAGCGAGCCGACCGGCGCGGTGCGCTGGCTGATCGGCGGGCCGACGCGGCGCCTCTCGCCCTGGGCTCGCGCCGTGCGCCACGATATGCGCGGCGCCCGGCGGATCGATATCATTGCGGGTTATTTCACGCCGAGCCCGACGATGTTGCGCCGGCTGGATCGCGCGGGGCGTCGCGGTGAGAATGTGCGGATCGTCACCGCATCCCGATCGGACAATAATGCGACGATCGCCGCCGCGCGCTTCACCTATCGCGGGCTGCTGAAGCAGGGCGTGCGGATATTCGAATATGCGCCGTCGAAGCTGCACACGAAACTATATGCGATCGACGATGCGGTGCATGTCGGCAGCGCGAATTTCGACATGCGCAGCCTGTTCATCAATCTGGAGCTGATGCTCAGGATCGAGGATGTCGCCTTCGCGGCGCAGGTTCGCCGCTATATCGATGGTGAGGTGGCGCAATCGAGCGAGATCACGCCGACGGGCTATCGCGCCGCGACCGGCTGGTGGCAGCGGATCAAGCAGTTCATCGCCTATCTGATCGTCGGCGTTGCGGACCCGACGCTTTCACGCGGGCTGAATTTCGGGATCGATGATTGA
- the pabB gene encoding aminodeoxychorismate synthase component I, translating into MLATAPFVLLDDARTGGAPARLYRAPAAVIEARTPQAVAGALGALRTAVAAGRQAAGFLSYEAGHALEPGAGPAIASPTPLLWFGLFDGFTELADPLALLPDPAGAWIGAPEPEVSRADYDAMIARVQALIAAGDIYQANLTFRAQVPFSGDPLAIYAAVRARAAAGWGAVVATGRETLLSFSPELFFDLTDGQITCRPMKGTARRTGDPALDAAAAAELAADEKQRAENLMIVDLMRNDLSRVAMPGSVKVPALFAVEHYPTVHQMTSTITAALDVGRDAIDVLAALFPCGSITGAPKVRAMQVIGEVERGSPRGPYTGAIGHIDTLDAAQFNVAIRTLLVDETLVNEGISRATIGLGGGIVADSRAGAEWDEALAKGAFLTHDSRHFDLIETMAFDPEAGVAMVEQHLARMKASADEFGFAFDRHDARNELQAATFRLRHPAKVRLLAARTGRIAIEVSPAPPTRATPMQVAVTPLPVAPRDFRLRHKTSDRAFYDDARIAAGTDEVAFVGPDNFLTEGSFTTIFVERDGQLVTPPLTRGLLPGILRAALIEQGRAVEGDLSAADLSDGFLIGNALRGLMPAVVAVAKSKSRPL; encoded by the coding sequence ATGCTGGCGACCGCCCCCTTTGTCCTGCTGGACGACGCGCGTACCGGTGGGGCGCCCGCGCGGCTCTATCGCGCGCCTGCCGCGGTGATCGAGGCGCGGACGCCCCAGGCGGTGGCAGGCGCGCTGGGCGCTTTGCGCACAGCCGTCGCGGCGGGGCGGCAGGCGGCGGGGTTCCTGTCCTATGAGGCGGGCCATGCGCTGGAGCCGGGGGCAGGCCCGGCCATCGCCTCGCCCACTCCGCTACTGTGGTTCGGGCTGTTCGACGGCTTCACCGAACTCGCCGACCCGCTGGCCTTGCTGCCCGATCCCGCCGGCGCATGGATCGGCGCGCCCGAACCCGAAGTATCCCGTGCCGATTATGACGCGATGATCGCGCGCGTGCAGGCGCTGATCGCGGCCGGCGACATCTATCAGGCAAATCTCACCTTCCGCGCGCAGGTGCCGTTCTCCGGCGATCCGCTTGCCATTTACGCCGCGGTGCGGGCGCGGGCGGCGGCGGGGTGGGGCGCGGTGGTCGCCACGGGCCGCGAGACCCTGCTCTCCTTCTCGCCCGAATTGTTCTTCGATCTTACCGACGGGCAAATCACCTGCCGCCCGATGAAGGGCACCGCGCGGCGCACGGGCGATCCGGCGCTGGACGCTGCGGCGGCGGCGGAACTGGCGGCAGACGAAAAGCAGCGCGCCGAAAATCTGATGATCGTCGATCTGATGCGCAACGATCTGTCGCGCGTCGCCATGCCCGGCAGCGTGAAGGTGCCCGCTCTATTTGCGGTCGAACATTATCCCACCGTCCATCAGATGACCTCCACCATCACCGCCGCGCTCGACGTGGGGCGCGACGCGATCGACGTGCTGGCCGCGCTGTTCCCGTGCGGCTCGATCACCGGAGCGCCCAAAGTGCGCGCGATGCAGGTGATCGGCGAGGTGGAACGCGGATCGCCGCGCGGGCCATATACCGGCGCGATCGGGCACATCGACACGCTCGATGCCGCGCAGTTCAACGTCGCGATCCGCACCTTGCTAGTCGATGAAACACTCGTAAATGAGGGTATTAGCCGCGCCACTATCGGGCTGGGCGGGGGAATTGTCGCCGATTCCCGCGCCGGTGCCGAATGGGATGAAGCGCTGGCGAAGGGAGCATTTTTGACCCACGATTCGCGCCACTTCGACCTGATTGAGACGATGGCCTTCGATCCCGAGGCCGGCGTAGCGATGGTCGAGCAGCATCTCGCGCGGATGAAGGCGAGCGCGGACGAGTTCGGCTTCGCCTTCGATCGCCATGATGCGCGCAACGAATTGCAGGCCGCGACCTTTCGTCTGCGCCACCCCGCGAAAGTGCGGCTGCTGGCCGCGCGCACCGGGCGAATAGCGATTGAGGTAAGCCCAGCGCCGCCTACCCGCGCCACACCGATGCAGGTCGCCGTCACCCCGCTGCCAGTTGCGCCGCGCGACTTTCGCCTGCGCCACAAGACGAGCGATCGCGCCTTCTACGACGATGCACGTATCGCGGCGGGCACCGACGAAGTGGCGTTCGTGGGCCCGGACAATTTCCTGACCGAAGGCAGTTTCACGACGATCTTCGTCGAACGCGACGGCCAACTCGTCACGCCACCACTGACACGGGGATTGTTGCCCGGAATCCTGCGCGCCGCGCTGATCGAACAGGGCCGTGCGGTGGAGGGCGATCTCTCGGCCGCCGACCTTTCAGACGGCTTTCTGATCGGAAATGCGCTGCGTGGATTGATGCCGGCGGTTGTTGCAGTTGCGAAATCGAAGTCACGACCGCTATAG
- a CDS encoding antibiotic biosynthesis monooxygenase: protein MHDGPSVERAGQVAVIFISQRTAADGEGYAAAAAAMDALAAEQPGYRGIDSARDAEGFGITISYWATEADAHAWRDQPDHAAIRARGRADWYQSYRVIVTRVERGYDWMRP from the coding sequence ATGCACGACGGACCGAGCGTGGAGAGAGCGGGGCAGGTGGCGGTGATTTTCATCTCGCAACGCACCGCCGCCGATGGGGAAGGATATGCCGCGGCCGCGGCGGCGATGGACGCGCTCGCCGCAGAGCAGCCGGGCTATCGCGGGATAGATAGCGCGCGTGACGCGGAAGGTTTCGGCATCACCATTTCCTATTGGGCGACCGAGGCGGATGCGCATGCGTGGCGCGATCAGCCGGATCACGCGGCGATTCGGGCGCGAGGGCGGGCGGACTGGTATCAAAGCTATCGGGTGATCGTGACGCGGGTCGAGCGCGGTTATGATTGGATGCGCCCGTGA
- the msrA gene encoding peptide-methionine (S)-S-oxide reductase MsrA, which produces MNRSLPAIAVAAFLATATSLPASAAERAVAIPPPARDVPATPGTQTAVFAGGCFWGMEAVFERVKGVRSVTSGYAGGSAGSANYQAVSGESTGHAEAIRIVFDPQQISYGTLLRVYFSVAHDPTQLNRQEPDSGPSYRSAIFPQSDAQRAVAAAYIAQLGQTHAWPRPIVTRIEGGGFFPAEDFHQHFYDRNPANPYIVRWDKPKVAAFRAAFPNLVK; this is translated from the coding sequence ATGAACCGCTCCCTGCCCGCAATTGCCGTGGCCGCGTTTCTGGCCACTGCGACCTCCCTCCCCGCCAGCGCCGCCGAGCGCGCGGTGGCGATTCCGCCGCCCGCCCGCGACGTTCCCGCCACGCCCGGCACGCAGACAGCAGTCTTCGCCGGGGGGTGCTTCTGGGGAATGGAGGCGGTGTTCGAGCGCGTGAAGGGCGTGCGCTCCGTCACGTCGGGCTATGCTGGCGGCAGTGCGGGCAGCGCCAATTACCAAGCGGTCTCAGGTGAAAGCACCGGCCATGCCGAGGCGATCCGGATCGTGTTCGATCCGCAGCAGATCAGCTACGGCACGTTGCTGCGCGTCTATTTCTCGGTCGCGCACGATCCCACCCAGCTCAACCGGCAGGAGCCGGATAGCGGCCCGAGCTATCGCTCCGCGATCTTCCCGCAATCCGACGCGCAGCGCGCCGTGGCGGCGGCCTATATCGCCCAGCTCGGCCAGACCCATGCATGGCCGCGCCCGATCGTCACCCGGATCGAGGGCGGCGGCTTCTTCCCGGCGGAGGATTTCCACCAGCATTTCTATGATCGCAACCCGGCCAATCCCTATATCGTCCGCTGGGACAAGCCTAAGGTTGCCGCGTTCCGCGCCGCTTTCCCTAATCTCGTGAAGTGA
- the rpoZ gene encoding DNA-directed RNA polymerase subunit omega — translation MARVTVEDCVDKIPNRFDLVLLAAQRARQVSGGAELTIDRDRDKNPVVALREIAEQTVLPGGLEESLVASLQRVQIDDEDEADAVGSLAASAEALRLTAAAPPRNQNLGADYEG, via the coding sequence ATGGCGCGCGTGACGGTCGAGGATTGCGTCGATAAAATCCCGAACCGCTTCGATCTGGTTCTGCTCGCGGCGCAGCGCGCCCGGCAGGTATCGGGCGGCGCGGAACTGACGATCGATCGCGATCGCGATAAAAACCCGGTGGTCGCGCTGCGCGAGATCGCCGAACAGACGGTGCTGCCCGGCGGGCTCGAGGAATCGCTCGTCGCCAGCCTGCAGCGCGTGCAGATCGACGATGAGGACGAGGCGGATGCCGTCGGCAGCCTGGCCGCGTCGGCAGAGGCGCTGCGCCTCACCGCCGCCGCACCGCCGCGCAACCAGAATCTCGGCGCCGATTACGAGGGCTGA
- a CDS encoding Trm112 family protein — MIDAWLLERLVCPVTRQPLRYDAEAAELVSDATGVAYPIRDGVPVLLIEEARPLTSRD; from the coding sequence ATGATCGACGCGTGGCTGCTTGAACGACTGGTCTGCCCCGTGACGCGTCAGCCGCTGCGCTATGACGCGGAGGCGGCAGAGCTGGTTTCAGACGCCACCGGTGTCGCCTATCCGATCCGCGATGGAGTGCCGGTGCTGCTGATCGAGGAAGCGCGCCCGCTCACTTCACGAGATTAG
- a CDS encoding pyridoxal phosphate-dependent aminotransferase — translation MKPSAALDRISPSPTLAITSKVLELKRAGVDVIGLGAGEPDFDTPDFVKEAAIQAIRDGKTKYTNVDGTAELKDAIVAKFKRDNNLDYTAQQVSVNVGGKHTLFNALVATLNPGDEVIVPAPYWVSYPDVVQFTGATPVIVAAGAAQGYKLTPAMLEAAITPKTKWLILNSPSNPTGAAYTAAELKALGEVLERHPQVWIFADDMYEHIVYDDFQFATIAEVCPSLYDRTLTVNGCSKAYAMTGWRIGFAAGAPWLIKAMAKLQSQSTSNPCSIAQAAATAALNGDQSFLIERNAAFKSRRDLVVSMLNQTVGITCPRPEGAFYVYPEVSGVIGKTTPGGKKIENDSDFVGYLLDDARVAAVQGVAFGLSPAMRISYATGEDVLRDACERIQTACAALR, via the coding sequence ATGAAGCCCTCCGCCGCGCTTGACCGCATCAGCCCTTCGCCCACGCTGGCGATCACCTCCAAGGTGTTGGAACTGAAGCGTGCCGGGGTCGATGTGATCGGGCTGGGCGCGGGCGAGCCCGATTTCGACACGCCCGATTTCGTCAAGGAAGCCGCGATCCAGGCGATTCGCGACGGCAAGACGAAATATACCAATGTCGATGGCACGGCCGAGCTGAAGGACGCGATCGTCGCCAAGTTCAAGCGCGACAACAACCTTGATTACACCGCGCAGCAAGTCTCGGTGAACGTGGGCGGCAAGCACACGTTGTTCAACGCGCTGGTCGCGACGCTCAACCCGGGCGACGAAGTGATCGTCCCCGCGCCTTATTGGGTCAGCTATCCGGACGTGGTTCAGTTCACCGGCGCAACTCCGGTGATCGTCGCTGCCGGCGCGGCGCAGGGTTACAAGCTGACCCCGGCGATGCTGGAAGCCGCGATCACCCCGAAGACGAAGTGGCTGATCCTCAACTCCCCGTCGAACCCGACCGGCGCCGCTTATACCGCGGCCGAGCTGAAGGCGCTGGGCGAGGTGCTCGAACGGCACCCGCAGGTGTGGATCTTCGCCGACGATATGTACGAGCATATCGTTTATGACGATTTCCAGTTCGCGACGATCGCGGAGGTCTGCCCGTCGCTTTATGATCGCACGCTGACCGTCAACGGCTGCTCCAAGGCCTATGCGATGACCGGCTGGCGGATCGGCTTCGCGGCCGGTGCACCGTGGCTGATCAAGGCGATGGCCAAGCTTCAGTCGCAATCGACGTCCAACCCGTGTTCGATCGCGCAGGCGGCTGCAACGGCGGCGCTCAACGGCGATCAATCGTTCCTGATCGAGCGCAATGCGGCGTTCAAGTCGCGCCGCGATCTCGTCGTGTCGATGCTCAACCAGACCGTCGGCATCACCTGCCCGCGCCCGGAAGGCGCCTTCTACGTCTATCCCGAGGTATCGGGCGTGATCGGCAAGACCACGCCGGGCGGCAAGAAGATCGAGAACGACAGCGATTTCGTCGGCTATCTGCTCGACGACGCGCGCGTCGCGGCGGTGCAGGGCGTGGCGTTCGGGCTCTCCCCGGCGATGCGCATCAGCTACGCCACCGGCGAGGACGTGCTGCGCGACGCGTGCGAGCGCATCCAGACGGCCTGCGCCGCGCTGCGCTGA
- a CDS encoding MBL fold metallo-hydrolase, with amino-acid sequence MTEPALRAMIVPVTAIEQNCTIIWCTKTMKAAVIDPGGDIPRIQAAIAQAGVTVEKVLLTHGHIDHAGEAKPFAEAFGVAIEGPHEDDRFWLARLGDDGRNWGIRGVPFEPDRWLDDGDTVTVGELTLDVYHTPGHTAGHVIFHHAPSKLAQVGDVLFQGSVGRTDLPQGDHQQLIKSIVTKLWPLGDDTTFIPGHGKASTFGHERQWNMFVSDEALSAA; translated from the coding sequence ATGACCGAACCCGCGCTGCGCGCGATGATCGTGCCGGTCACCGCGATCGAGCAGAATTGCACGATCATCTGGTGCACCAAGACGATGAAGGCGGCCGTGATCGATCCCGGCGGCGATATCCCGCGCATTCAGGCCGCGATCGCGCAAGCGGGCGTGACGGTGGAGAAGGTGCTGCTCACCCACGGTCATATCGATCATGCGGGCGAGGCCAAGCCGTTCGCGGAGGCATTCGGCGTGGCGATCGAAGGGCCGCATGAGGATGATCGCTTCTGGCTCGCGCGGCTGGGCGACGATGGGCGCAACTGGGGCATTCGCGGCGTACCGTTTGAGCCGGATCGCTGGCTGGACGACGGCGATACGGTGACGGTCGGCGAGCTGACGCTGGATGTCTATCATACGCCGGGGCACACCGCCGGGCATGTGATCTTCCACCATGCGCCGTCGAAGCTCGCGCAGGTCGGCGACGTGCTGTTCCAGGGCTCGGTCGGGCGCACTGATCTGCCGCAGGGCGATCATCAGCAACTGATCAAGTCGATCGTCACCAAGCTGTGGCCACTGGGCGACGACACCACTTTCATTCCCGGCCACGGCAAGGCCAGCACCTTCGGGCATGAGCGGCAGTGGAACATGTTCGTCAGCGACGAGGCACTATCAGCGGCGTGA
- a CDS encoding methyltransferase domain-containing protein, which produces MPSSTSAVRRARSRPAGVPGPWQMFFQGFLKHPVMVGSIIPSSDKLIEKMLGPVDWQQCKLFVEYGPGVGTFCRPILEKMAPDATLLAIDTNPDFINYLRHTIGDSRFVPVLGSAADVESIVASHGHEKADYVLSGLPFSTLPTGVGPEIAAATQRVIRPGGAFLVYQFSPKVRDFVAPHFPRIDHGMEWWNVPPAQLYWAWKDGE; this is translated from the coding sequence ATGCCCAGTTCGACCAGTGCCGTCCGCCGCGCGCGGTCCCGCCCCGCGGGCGTTCCGGGCCCTTGGCAGATGTTCTTCCAGGGCTTTCTCAAGCATCCGGTGATGGTGGGATCGATCATCCCATCCTCGGACAAGCTGATCGAGAAGATGCTCGGGCCCGTCGATTGGCAGCAATGCAAGCTGTTCGTCGAATATGGCCCCGGCGTCGGCACCTTTTGCCGCCCCATTCTGGAGAAAATGGCGCCCGACGCGACCTTGCTCGCGATCGACACCAATCCGGATTTCATCAACTATCTGCGCCACACGATCGGCGATTCGCGTTTCGTGCCCGTTCTGGGCTCGGCAGCGGATGTCGAATCGATCGTCGCGAGCCACGGCCATGAAAAGGCCGATTACGTGCTTTCCGGCCTGCCCTTCTCCACCCTGCCGACCGGCGTAGGCCCGGAGATCGCGGCCGCGACGCAGCGCGTGATCCGTCCCGGCGGCGCTTTTCTGGTCTATCAGTTCAGCCCGAAGGTGCGCGATTTCGTCGCGCCGCATTTCCCGCGAATCGATCACGGCATGGAATGGTGGAATGTGCCCCCGGCACAGCTCTACTGGGCCTGGAAAGACGGGGAATAG
- a CDS encoding MFS transporter has protein sequence MTRGFDRRFTLLFLVMLTIAAGNTALQSVLPALGRSMGVKDSAVAAAFSVSALLWVIAAPFWANRSDRQGRRAMVLLGVGGFTISLGLCGLFLAAGINGWISGTAAFGLFIVGRLIYGTFGSAAPPAVQAMVAGNTTREERTRALTLLASAFGLGTILGPAIAPYLLLGRFGSFEVGLAGPAFIFAAFGLAMFVTVRRVLEDDRNIAAGVYGAATAYPSIGGQPTGASVRAATEPRGEEVKFTDPRIRGWLIAGLVSGHAQAMTGQAIGFLVIDRLNLVPALALQPTGIVLMMGAGASLLAQWGIIPILNLAPRALMLTGLVVAAAGTALTGLATSLYGIATAYALASLGFGFIRPGFTAGSSLAVGQESQGSVAGKVTSINGASFILGPSIGVGLYELYHPLPYLTAGAACLLLLSYCWFRLKDQSADTNEEFAPAD, from the coding sequence GTGACGCGCGGCTTCGATCGGCGCTTCACATTATTGTTTCTCGTCATGCTGACGATCGCGGCGGGGAATACCGCGCTGCAATCGGTGCTGCCCGCGCTGGGGCGCTCGATGGGGGTGAAGGACAGCGCGGTGGCGGCGGCCTTTTCGGTTTCCGCGCTGCTGTGGGTGATCGCCGCGCCCTTCTGGGCCAATCGCTCCGATCGGCAGGGGCGACGTGCGATGGTGCTGCTCGGCGTCGGCGGCTTCACCATCAGCCTTGGGCTGTGTGGACTGTTTCTCGCAGCGGGAATCAACGGCTGGATCAGCGGCACAGCCGCCTTCGGGCTCTTCATCGTCGGGCGGCTGATCTACGGCACGTTCGGGTCGGCCGCACCGCCGGCGGTGCAGGCAATGGTCGCCGGCAACACGACGCGGGAGGAGCGCACCCGCGCGCTCACCCTGCTCGCCTCCGCCTTCGGTCTGGGCACGATCCTCGGCCCGGCGATCGCGCCATACCTCCTCCTCGGACGATTCGGCTCGTTCGAAGTCGGGCTGGCGGGGCCGGCTTTCATCTTTGCCGCGTTCGGGCTCGCGATGTTCGTCACCGTGCGGCGAGTGCTGGAAGACGATCGCAACATTGCGGCCGGGGTCTATGGCGCGGCGACGGCCTATCCCTCGATCGGCGGCCAGCCGACCGGCGCGAGCGTGCGCGCCGCGACGGAACCGCGTGGGGAGGAGGTGAAATTCACCGATCCGCGTATCCGCGGCTGGCTGATCGCGGGGCTGGTTTCGGGCCATGCGCAGGCGATGACCGGGCAGGCGATCGGTTTTCTGGTGATCGATCGACTGAATCTGGTGCCCGCGCTGGCGCTGCAGCCAACCGGGATCGTGCTGATGATGGGCGCGGGCGCATCACTGCTCGCGCAATGGGGCATCATTCCTATCCTGAACCTCGCGCCGCGCGCGCTGATGTTGACGGGGCTGGTGGTGGCAGCGGCGGGCACGGCGCTCACCGGGCTGGCGACATCGCTTTACGGCATTGCCACCGCTTATGCGCTGGCAAGCCTTGGGTTCGGCTTCATTCGCCCCGGCTTCACCGCCGGATCGAGTCTCGCAGTCGGGCAAGAGTCGCAAGGCTCGGTCGCGGGCAAGGTGACGAGCATCAACGGCGCGAGCTTCATCCTGGGGCCGTCGATCGGCGTCGGCCTGTATGAGCTATATCACCCATTGCCCTATCTGACCGCGGGCGCGGCGTGCCTGTTGCTGCTGAGCTATTGCTGGTTCCGGTTGAAGGATCAGTCGGCCGACACGAATGAAGAGTTCGCGCCGGCCGACTGA
- a CDS encoding CDC48 family AAA ATPase, with translation MADGGDAVHKLQVANARPEDSGRGIAHLPRAFMAAAGITDGDVVEIVGKRSTPARAIGPYAEDEGLEIIRIDGLQRANAGLGSGDFVEVRRAESKPATRVTFAPAQENLRLQGSANALKRTFFHRPLCQGDVVATAGHQRVQNMPPNMAQFVNAPAYALQEIRLVVVSASPKGIVHIDENTEVELRPEYQEPGAARRADVTYDDIGGMAATIDQLREMVELPLRYPELFERLGVEPPKGVLLHGPPGTGKTRLARAVANESDAQFFLINGPEIMGSAYGESEQRLRTVFEEAAKNAPSIVFIDEIDSIAPKRGQVSGEAEKRVVAQLLTLMDGLEARANLVVIAATNRPEALDEALRRPGRFDREIVVGVPDERGRREILGIHTRGMPLEHNVSLDELARTTFGFVGADLAALTREAAIEAVRRIMPKLNLEERTIPAEVLDTLAVKRDDFMDALKRVQPSAMREVMVQAPTVRWADIGGLDDAQMRLKEGVELPLKDPDAFRRLGIRPAKGFLLYGPPGTGKTLLAKAVAREAEANFIATKSSDLLSKWYGESEQQIARLFQRARQVAPTVIFIDELDSLVPMRGGGLGEPQVTERVVNTILAEMDGLEELQSVVVIGATNRPNLIDPALLRPGRFDELIYVGVPDRPGRRRILAIQTQKMPLAADVDLDAVAADTDRFTGADLEDVVRRAGLIALRESIDAPAVTMAHFRAALKESRASVTPELEREYAEIAARLKQEAHAPQSIGFVMPGQLLPHGPKGG, from the coding sequence GTGGCAGATGGTGGTGACGCGGTGCACAAGTTACAGGTTGCCAATGCGCGGCCAGAGGATTCGGGGCGCGGCATTGCGCACCTTCCGCGTGCCTTCATGGCCGCGGCAGGCATCACGGACGGCGACGTGGTGGAAATCGTCGGCAAGAGATCGACCCCGGCACGCGCCATCGGCCCCTATGCCGAGGATGAGGGACTGGAAATCATCCGCATCGACGGGCTCCAGCGCGCCAATGCCGGGCTCGGCTCGGGCGATTTCGTCGAGGTGCGCCGCGCCGAATCGAAGCCGGCGACGCGCGTAACCTTCGCGCCGGCACAGGAAAATCTGAGGCTGCAGGGCTCCGCCAATGCGCTGAAAAGAACTTTTTTTCATCGCCCGCTCTGCCAGGGCGATGTGGTAGCGACCGCCGGGCATCAGCGCGTGCAGAATATGCCGCCGAACATGGCGCAGTTCGTTAATGCGCCAGCCTATGCGCTTCAGGAAATCCGACTGGTCGTAGTGTCCGCCTCACCCAAGGGCATCGTCCATATCGACGAGAATACCGAGGTGGAGCTGCGCCCGGAATATCAGGAGCCCGGCGCCGCGCGGCGCGCCGACGTCACTTACGACGATATCGGCGGCATGGCCGCGACGATCGATCAGTTGCGCGAAATGGTCGAGCTGCCGCTGCGCTATCCGGAATTGTTCGAACGGCTGGGTGTCGAGCCGCCCAAAGGCGTGCTGCTCCACGGGCCGCCCGGCACCGGCAAGACACGCCTCGCGCGCGCGGTCGCCAATGAAAGCGACGCGCAATTCTTCCTGATCAACGGCCCGGAGATCATGGGCTCCGCTTATGGCGAGAGCGAGCAACGGCTGCGTACCGTGTTCGAGGAAGCGGCCAAGAATGCACCGTCGATCGTGTTCATCGACGAAATCGACTCGATCGCGCCCAAGCGCGGGCAGGTTTCGGGCGAGGCGGAGAAGCGCGTCGTCGCGCAGCTCCTTACGCTGATGGACGGGCTGGAAGCGCGCGCCAACCTCGTCGTGATCGCCGCGACCAACCGGCCGGAGGCGCTGGACGAAGCATTGCGCCGCCCCGGCCGCTTCGATCGCGAGATCGTGGTCGGCGTGCCCGATGAACGCGGGCGCCGCGAAATCCTTGGCATCCACACGCGCGGGATGCCGCTCGAACATAATGTCAGCCTCGACGAACTGGCGCGGACCACCTTCGGGTTCGTCGGTGCCGATCTCGCCGCGCTCACCCGTGAGGCCGCGATCGAAGCGGTGCGGCGGATCATGCCGAAACTCAATCTGGAGGAGCGCACCATTCCGGCGGAAGTGCTGGATACGCTGGCGGTGAAGCGTGATGACTTCATGGATGCGCTAAAACGCGTCCAGCCGTCGGCGATGCGCGAGGTGATGGTGCAGGCGCCGACCGTGCGCTGGGCCGATATCGGCGGACTGGACGACGCACAGATGCGGCTGAAGGAGGGCGTCGAGCTGCCGCTCAAGGACCCCGATGCCTTCCGCCGGCTCGGCATCCGCCCGGCCAAGGGCTTCCTGCTCTATGGCCCGCCCGGCACCGGCAAGACCTTGCTCGCTAAAGCGGTCGCGCGCGAGGCGGAGGCGAATTTCATCGCCACCAAGTCAAGCGACCTGCTGAGCAAATGGTATGGCGAGAGCGAGCAGCAGATCGCGCGGCTGTTCCAGCGCGCGCGGCAGGTGGCGCCGACGGTGATCTTCATCGACGAGCTCGACAGCCTTGTGCCCATGCGTGGCGGCGGGCTTGGCGAGCCACAGGTGACCGAGCGCGTGGTCAACACCATCCTCGCCGAGATGGACGGGCTGGAGGAGCTTCAGTCCGTCGTCGTGATCGGCGCGACCAATCGGCCCAATCTGATCGACCCGGCGCTGCTCCGGCCGGGCCGGTTCGACGAACTGATCTATGTCGGCGTGCCCGATCGCCCCGGGCGGCGGCGCATCCTCGCGATCCAGACGCAGAAGATGCCGCTGGCGGCCGATGTCGATCTCGATGCCGTCGCGGCGGACACGGATCGCTTCACCGGCGCGGATCTGGAGGACGTGGTGCGCCGCGCCGGCCTGATCGCGCTGCGCGAATCGATCGATGCGCCGGCAGTGACGATGGCGCATTTCCGCGCGGCACTGAAGGAATCGCGCGCCAGCGTGACACCCGAGCTTGAGCGCGAATATGCCGAGATCGCCGCCAGGCTCAAACAGGAGGCGCACGCCCCGCAATCGATCGGCTTCGTCATGCCCGGCCAGTTGTTGCCGCATGGGCCCAAGGGCGGTTGA